The proteins below come from a single Oreochromis aureus strain Israel breed Guangdong unplaced genomic scaffold, ZZ_aureus HiC_scaffold_23, whole genome shotgun sequence genomic window:
- the LOC120436787 gene encoding serine/threonine-protein kinase pim-2-like: MKKETRKITTPADKKDSGDQDCKSRTAKRKASPEKKTPIKRRRVAEQAGPSTSSDVVKGVKRKVVQDEEGTTKKAKKAKLLDHMSGDKEQASSLLDSGKDLNNKQVCAKKWQKKGRGETTESHPRKKKKECGPGQKSVADQNVTRYVEEHQLGEGGCGAVFAGYRIEDRFPVAIKHIPKNKVYCKVADESGKKLSVEVAIMVKLAGEAEGSVGISAPVSLLEWFDLGKELILVLERPVPAVDLQKYKAENGRTLTEDKAKVILKQLVDAVKELEDKHIFHRDIKGQNILIETGSDVPRVRIIDFGLSCFVKQRSLYRIFYGTPLHIPPEWYIRSCYRCGPTTVWQMGVVLYEALHARYFSTARFLTKKLSIKKRLSTGKKTSHFQIH; encoded by the exons atgaaaaaggaaacaagaaaaatTACCACTCCAGCCGATAAGAAAGATTCAGGAGATCAAG ATTGTAAGAGCAGGACTGCTAAAAGAAAGGCCAGTCCTGAAAAGAAGACCCCAATAAAAAGGAGGAGGGTCGCTGAGCAGGCTGGTCCTTCCACCAGCTCAGATGTGGTCAAAGGAGTGAAGCGCAAGGTTGTGCAAGATGAAGAGGGCAcaacaaagaaagcaaagaagGCTAAACTTCTCGACCATATGAGCGGTGACAAGGAGCAAGCATCCTCCTTGTTGGACTCTGGTAAAG ACTTGAATAACAAACAGGTGTGCgcaaaaaaatggcaaaagaaaGGCCGCGGGGAGACAACAGAGAGTcacccaagaaaaaaaaaaaaggaatgtgGACCAGGACAAAAATCAGTGGCAGACCAAAACGTAA CCAGATATGTGGAGGAGCACCAGCTCGGAGAAGGAGGCTGCGGAGCAGTGTTTGCTGGCTACCGGATAGAAGATCGTTTTCCA GTTGCCATCAAACACATTCCCAAAAATAAAGTCTACTGCAAAGTGGCG GATGAAAGCGGGAAGAAGCTCTCAGTGGAAGTGGCCATTATGGTTAAACTTGCAGGTGAAGCAGAAGGGTCAGTGGGAATATCTGCACCTGTGTCCTTGCTGGAGTGGTTCGACCTTGGCAAAGAGCTGATCCTGGTGCTGGAGAGACCTGTCCCCGCTGTGGACCTGCAAAAATACAAAGCAGAAAATGGAAGAACTTTAACAGAGGACAAGGCCAAG GTCATTCTGAAGCAACTAGTTGATGCTGTAAAGGAGCTTGAGgataaacacatctttcatcggGACATCAAGGGACAAAACATTCTGATTGAGACCGGCTCAGATGTGCCTCGTGTTCGCATCATTGACTTTGGACTGAGCTGCTTTGTTAAACAGCGATCTCTGTATCGCATCTTCTATG gCACTCCTCTTCACATCCCTCCCGAGTGGTACATTAGGAGCTGCTACAGGTGTGGACCCACCACGGTGTGGCAAATGGGAGTGGTGTTGTATGAAGCGCTTCATGCACGATACTTTAGTACCGCGAGGTTCCTCACAAAGAAACTGAGCATCAAAAAGCGTCTGTCCACAGGTAAGAAAACTTCACACTTCCAGATTCACTGA